In Desulfovibrio sp. 86, the following proteins share a genomic window:
- the gatB gene encoding Asp-tRNA(Asn)/Glu-tRNA(Gln) amidotransferase subunit GatB: MAAYEAVIGLEVHVQLATASKLFCSCPTTFGQPPNSNVCEVCSGMPGSLPVPNKQAIHFAALVGLATDCTINSRSVFARKNYFYPDLPAGYQISQFELPICEHGHLDITVDGVTKRVGITRIHMENDAGKNIHAQGENVSYVDLNRAGTPLVEIVSEPDMRSAAEAVAYLKALYSIVTYLGVCDGNMEEGSFRCDANVSLRPVGAEAFGTRTELKNLNSFRNVQRAIEYEIGRQQDVLDDGDKVVQETRLYDAVKNSTASMRSKEEAHDYRYFPDPDILPVEISADEMARWKQELSELPKARAARFTQMTGLPEAEIEVLVQSRGLADFFEAAAKLYDARKAANFVLGPLLRECHARGVNVADPAQWAMKPEALAELARIVDQGLISAKIASDIFGDIFESGIMPEAYVKEKGLVQISDTSAIEEAVDAVIAANPSEVEAFKGGKTKLISFFVGQIMRATKGKANPALVNELLAKKLQ; this comes from the coding sequence ATGGCCGCTTATGAAGCCGTTATTGGCCTGGAAGTGCATGTGCAACTGGCCACGGCCTCCAAACTGTTCTGTTCCTGCCCGACCACGTTTGGCCAACCGCCGAACTCCAATGTATGTGAAGTCTGCTCTGGCATGCCTGGTTCTTTGCCTGTACCCAACAAGCAGGCCATACACTTTGCCGCTCTGGTAGGTCTGGCCACAGACTGCACCATAAATTCGCGGTCCGTCTTTGCACGCAAAAATTATTTTTATCCCGATCTGCCCGCCGGGTATCAGATTTCCCAATTTGAGCTGCCCATCTGCGAGCACGGCCATCTTGATATCACCGTTGACGGCGTGACCAAAAGAGTAGGGATTACCCGCATCCATATGGAAAACGATGCGGGCAAGAACATTCATGCGCAAGGCGAAAACGTCAGCTATGTAGATCTCAACAGGGCCGGCACGCCTCTGGTGGAAATCGTTTCCGAGCCGGACATGCGCTCCGCCGCCGAAGCTGTGGCCTACCTCAAGGCGCTGTACAGCATTGTCACCTATCTTGGCGTCTGCGACGGCAATATGGAAGAAGGCAGCTTCCGGTGCGATGCCAACGTTTCCTTGCGCCCTGTGGGAGCAGAAGCCTTCGGCACACGCACGGAACTGAAAAACCTTAATTCCTTCCGCAATGTGCAGCGTGCCATTGAGTATGAAATTGGCCGTCAGCAGGACGTCCTGGATGATGGAGACAAAGTCGTACAGGAAACCCGTCTCTATGACGCGGTCAAGAACAGCACGGCGTCCATGCGAAGCAAGGAAGAAGCGCACGACTACCGGTATTTTCCGGACCCGGACATTCTGCCTGTGGAAATTTCTGCCGACGAAATGGCCCGTTGGAAGCAAGAACTGTCCGAATTGCCCAAGGCGAGGGCCGCTCGCTTTACGCAGATGACGGGCCTGCCCGAGGCCGAGATTGAAGTGCTGGTGCAGAGCCGTGGTCTGGCGGACTTTTTTGAGGCCGCCGCCAAGCTTTATGATGCGCGCAAGGCCGCCAATTTTGTGCTTGGCCCCTTGCTGCGGGAATGCCACGCCCGTGGCGTCAATGTCGCAGATCCGGCCCAATGGGCCATGAAGCCAGAAGCCCTTGCCGAACTGGCGCGCATTGTGGATCAAGGGCTTATCAGCGCCAAGATCGCCAGTGATATTTTTGGCGACATCTTTGAAAGCGGAATCATGCCCGAAGCCTATGTGAAGGAAAAGGGACTGGTGCAAATTTCCGATACATCCGCCATTGAAGAAGCCGTGGATGCCGTCATTGCCGCCAATCCCTCTGAAGTGGAAGCGTTCAAGGGCGGCAAGACCAAACTCATAAGTTTCTTTGTGGGCCAGATCATGCGCGCCACCAAGGGCAAGGCCAACCCCGCCCTTGTGAACGAACTGCTGGCGAAAAAACTGCAGTAG
- a CDS encoding ARMT1-like domain-containing protein has protein sequence MNKGLVPMKVRDIRLGNDVRFDAWLYSMLMDNNIAYRMNPDLIASPEQMSFMVHLAPDQVYLPCSDATFSMLCAKNPSVELRNQYNRSWRIIMRLVRSSVPDKAERRRILQFCRYRFSQYIAQHTLIPSRLVKRMTGLVLAQGHMLDDPWENRRRESTAQQLEVLALPEIMANLEAMPKGPPPSGISAARRSMDYAEVTRLLCLSAMSRDWLESTPSSEEIRRAMDEAYTACESLRLYFEASAGRSGTVLFLCDADGGTLFDLVMVQSLIRMGHKVIFAVKSGFYFYAPTLEDVETDPSLKPWLRGGIVLRQDKLSKNDLLRHLREHRLVVIGDGTRERLNLYRVSVTFSRAWKEADLILGKGWRAADMLLGASQEFTRDIVCYWRDGNGFHIKLRKHAREARKFSEEAIATQAENIIANMREAKDQGRPVMFYSCIIGSIPGETSTAISLVHAFVDNLRKKMDNILIINPAEHFIEGMDGDDLMYMWERVQRSGLIDVWRFQTFEDIEESFALLGRKVPPQWSGKDSTYSTGCTKEMRIALDVQGKNREMQIIGPEARLFFRRGEYGVGKYFDASIPHQS, from the coding sequence ATGAATAAAGGGCTTGTCCCCATGAAGGTACGGGATATCCGTCTGGGGAATGATGTCCGTTTTGACGCATGGCTGTACAGCATGCTGATGGACAACAATATCGCGTACCGTATGAACCCTGACCTCATAGCGAGCCCGGAACAGATGTCCTTCATGGTGCACCTTGCCCCTGACCAGGTGTATCTGCCGTGCTCGGACGCCACGTTTTCCATGCTGTGCGCCAAGAACCCCTCTGTGGAACTGCGCAATCAATATAACCGCTCATGGCGCATCATCATGCGGCTGGTACGCTCGTCAGTACCCGACAAGGCGGAACGCAGACGTATTTTGCAATTTTGCCGCTATCGATTTTCGCAGTACATAGCGCAGCATACCCTTATTCCATCGAGGCTGGTCAAAAGGATGACCGGTCTTGTGCTGGCGCAGGGGCATATGCTGGACGATCCGTGGGAAAACAGGCGGCGGGAATCAACGGCGCAACAGCTTGAAGTGCTGGCTTTGCCGGAGATTATGGCCAATCTTGAGGCCATGCCCAAGGGGCCGCCGCCATCCGGCATTTCTGCGGCGCGCCGCAGCATGGACTATGCGGAAGTGACACGCCTGCTCTGTCTTTCGGCCATGTCGCGCGACTGGCTTGAAAGCACACCGTCCAGTGAAGAAATTCGCAGGGCCATGGATGAGGCGTATACTGCCTGCGAAAGTCTGCGCCTTTATTTTGAGGCCAGCGCCGGGCGATCCGGCACCGTGCTTTTCCTCTGCGACGCTGACGGGGGCACCCTCTTTGACCTTGTGATGGTTCAAAGCCTTATCCGCATGGGGCATAAGGTTATTTTTGCCGTCAAATCCGGATTTTATTTTTACGCGCCCACACTGGAAGATGTGGAAACCGATCCTTCGCTCAAGCCATGGTTGCGCGGAGGCATTGTTTTGCGTCAGGACAAACTGAGCAAGAATGATCTGCTGCGCCATTTGCGAGAGCATCGCCTTGTGGTGATCGGCGACGGCACGCGTGAAAGGCTCAACCTGTACCGTGTCTCCGTGACGTTTTCCCGCGCCTGGAAAGAGGCAGACCTTATCCTCGGCAAAGGTTGGCGTGCCGCCGATATGCTGCTTGGCGCCAGCCAGGAGTTCACGCGCGACATCGTCTGCTACTGGCGTGACGGCAATGGTTTTCACATCAAACTGCGCAAGCACGCCCGCGAGGCCCGCAAATTCAGCGAAGAAGCCATTGCCACTCAGGCGGAAAACATCATCGCCAACATGCGCGAGGCCAAGGACCAGGGGCGGCCCGTTATGTTCTACAGCTGCATCATTGGCAGCATCCCCGGTGAAACCTCCACCGCAATCAGCCTGGTGCATGCCTTTGTGGACAATTTGCGCAAAAAAATGGATAATATCCTGATAATCAACCCCGCTGAGCACTTCATCGAAGGCATGGACGGGGATGACCTCATGTACATGTGGGAACGCGTGCAACGCAGCGGTCTCATTGATGTGTGGCGCTTTCAAACATTTGAAGATATTGAGGAAAGCTTTGCGCTTCTGGGGCGTAAGGTGCCCCCGCAGTGGTCCGGAAAGGATTCGACGTACTCCACCGGCTGCACCAAGGAAATGCGCATCGCTCTGGATGTGCAAGGCAAAAACCGTGAAATGCAGATCATTGGCCCTGAAGCCAGGCTTTTCTTCCGCAGGGGAGAGTATGGCGTGGGCAAGTACTTTGACGCAAGCATTCCTCATCAGAGCTGA
- a CDS encoding NAD(+)/NADH kinase — MQNQHKCHVLLVCKARHERAAELGEEIGAWLKTQGHQADVVEAGQASSFYAADDLDFVVVLGGDGTMLGVARRLVGRNVPVLGINFGRVGFLTDAQPENWREKLEECLQGQERVRSCMALRWFLTRNGRALAEGAAINDVVVSRGSLSRLVCLDIWADGQRMGSLRSDGVILCTPVGSSGYSVSAGGALLYPSMDAIGFTPVCPFLNTISPMVFPGNTDIQLQVLRGSTDCYLTVDGQEGQKLEKGDMLRVSGWSGAVQFLGEGASFFERLRSRGFVLQGSAGSCVGENQ; from the coding sequence ATGCAAAATCAACACAAATGCCACGTCCTTTTGGTTTGCAAGGCCCGCCACGAACGCGCTGCAGAGCTGGGCGAAGAAATTGGCGCATGGCTGAAAACGCAGGGACATCAGGCGGATGTTGTGGAGGCCGGGCAGGCGTCTTCTTTCTATGCTGCCGATGATCTTGATTTTGTGGTGGTGCTTGGCGGCGACGGCACCATGCTCGGGGTTGCGCGGCGCCTTGTGGGCCGCAACGTGCCTGTGTTGGGCATCAATTTTGGCCGCGTGGGCTTTCTTACTGACGCCCAGCCGGAAAACTGGCGTGAAAAGCTCGAAGAGTGCCTGCAAGGCCAAGAGCGCGTTCGCTCCTGCATGGCCTTGCGCTGGTTCCTTACCCGTAACGGCAGGGCACTTGCCGAAGGTGCAGCCATCAACGACGTTGTTGTGAGCCGCGGTTCCCTGTCGCGCCTGGTCTGTCTTGACATATGGGCTGACGGGCAGCGCATGGGTTCCCTGCGTAGTGACGGCGTCATTCTGTGTACGCCCGTCGGCAGTTCCGGCTACAGCGTCTCGGCGGGCGGCGCGCTTCTGTATCCTTCAATGGATGCCATCGGCTTCACGCCGGTCTGTCCTTTCCTCAATACCATATCTCCCATGGTCTTTCCCGGTAACACGGATATCCAGCTCCAGGTGTTGCGCGGCTCCACCGACTGCTACCTGACGGTGGACGGGCAAGAGGGGCAGAAGCTTGAAAAGGGCGACATGTTGCGCGTTTCGGGCTGGTCTGGCGCCGTGCAGTTCCTCGGTGAAGGGGCCTCGTTTTTTGAACGCCTGCGCAGCCGCGGTTTTGTCTTACAGGGGTCGGCGGGCAGCTGCGTGGGGGAAAATCAATGA
- a CDS encoding D-sedoheptulose 7-phosphate isomerase — MNDNALDIIAAHARDGARLRESFFSDQAVNLRDTALQFAVCLAKGGKILLCGNGGSAADAQHLAAEFVNRFLIDRPALPAIALTTDTSALTAIGNDLDFRQVFSRQVEALGRKGDILVGISTSGNSPNVVAALEAARNAGMRTLGLTGRGGGKMAPLCHMLLDVPSSHTPLIQEIHITAGHLLCQLTDHYLFENVAALTPYLHADTVKED; from the coding sequence ATGAATGACAACGCACTTGACATCATTGCCGCCCATGCACGCGACGGCGCCAGACTCAGAGAAAGCTTTTTTTCTGATCAGGCCGTCAATCTGCGCGACACGGCGCTGCAATTTGCGGTCTGCCTGGCCAAAGGCGGAAAAATTTTGCTCTGTGGCAATGGTGGAAGTGCGGCTGACGCCCAACATCTGGCTGCGGAATTTGTAAACCGTTTTCTGATTGACAGGCCCGCCCTGCCCGCCATTGCGCTCACGACGGATACGTCCGCGCTCACGGCCATAGGCAATGACCTGGATTTCAGACAGGTTTTTTCCCGCCAGGTAGAGGCATTGGGCCGCAAGGGCGACATCCTGGTGGGCATCTCCACCTCTGGCAACAGCCCTAACGTGGTGGCGGCTCTTGAGGCCGCGCGGAACGCGGGCATGCGCACTCTCGGCCTCACGGGTCGCGGAGGAGGAAAAATGGCCCCCCTGTGCCACATGCTGCTGGATGTGCCCAGTTCGCATACACCACTGATCCAGGAAATTCATATTACGGCCGGGCATCTGCTATGCCAGCTTACAGACCATTATCTTTTTGAAAATGTGGCGGCCCTTACGCCCTATCTACACGCGGATACTGTAAAAGAGGATTGA
- a CDS encoding FmdB family zinc ribbon protein: MPIFEYSCEKCDRKFEELVYGDAAPVCPYCGSDATHKLMSCCAHHGGGAHGGEYAPSSGSGGGCAGCSGGNCASCGH; the protein is encoded by the coding sequence ATGCCCATCTTTGAGTACAGTTGCGAAAAATGCGACCGAAAATTTGAAGAACTGGTTTACGGCGATGCGGCCCCGGTCTGCCCGTATTGCGGCTCCGACGCAACGCATAAGCTCATGTCTTGCTGCGCTCATCACGGCGGCGGCGCTCATGGCGGCGAGTACGCGCCATCTTCTGGCAGTGGCGGCGGCTGCGCTGGCTGTTCCGGCGGCAACTGTGCAAGCTGTGGCCATTAG
- the hemC gene encoding hydroxymethylbilane synthase, translating into MRSTLTIATRGSRLALWQAEHIKSCLQAIAPELEIRLNVIKTKGDIILDVPLAKVGGKGLFVKEIEEALLNGEADLAVHSMKDVPMELPQGLLLGCVPPREDPTDCLLSCQYDSVAALPQNACVGTSSLRRQAQLLAQRPDLRIESLRGNVDTRLRKLRDGVYDAIVLASAGLNRLELTAPCMQSLDPQVFLPAVGQGALGIECREDDYELFALLAQLEDTPTRVCVEAERGFLAGLEGGCQVPIAGHARLLDDDTLCLEGLVAEVDGSRILRAQKQGHTSQARQWGFELASEILDQGGRAILEKLYRQS; encoded by the coding sequence ATGCGCAGCACCCTTACTATCGCCACACGCGGCAGCCGCCTGGCCCTCTGGCAGGCTGAACACATCAAAAGCTGTCTCCAGGCCATTGCGCCAGAGCTTGAGATTCGGTTGAACGTCATCAAGACCAAGGGTGACATCATCCTTGATGTTCCTTTGGCCAAGGTGGGCGGCAAGGGCCTTTTTGTGAAGGAAATCGAAGAGGCCCTGCTCAACGGCGAGGCTGACCTTGCCGTGCACAGCATGAAGGACGTGCCCATGGAGCTGCCCCAGGGGCTTCTGCTTGGCTGCGTTCCTCCGCGTGAAGATCCCACCGATTGTCTGCTTTCCTGCCAGTACGATTCTGTGGCCGCATTGCCGCAAAATGCCTGCGTCGGCACCAGCAGCCTGCGGCGGCAGGCGCAGCTTCTGGCCCAGAGACCGGATTTGCGCATCGAGAGCCTGCGCGGCAATGTTGACACGCGTCTGCGCAAGCTGCGGGACGGCGTATACGACGCCATTGTTCTGGCTTCCGCCGGTCTGAACCGGCTGGAGCTGACTGCCCCCTGCATGCAGTCGCTTGACCCGCAGGTTTTTCTTCCTGCCGTGGGTCAGGGGGCTCTGGGCATTGAATGCCGTGAAGACGATTACGAACTTTTTGCTCTTCTGGCGCAACTGGAAGACACCCCCACCCGTGTATGCGTCGAAGCCGAGCGGGGTTTTCTGGCCGGCCTTGAAGGCGGATGTCAGGTGCCCATCGCCGGGCATGCGCGCTTGCTTGATGATGACACGCTCTGCCTGGAGGGCCTGGTGGCCGAAGTGGACGGAAGCCGCATCCTCAGGGCGCAAAAGCAGGGTCATACGTCTCAGGCCCGCCAATGGGGTTTTGAGCTTGCCAGCGAGATCCTTGATCAGGGCGGCCGGGCCATTCTTGAAAAACTTTACCGACAGTCATAG
- a CDS encoding Lon protease family protein, whose amino-acid sequence MSKISPLPGFRLHATLDPARIPWDDSRGVPPQRNGRKNPFQPRAMQALDLALQIKARGYHVYLSGETDLGRTYMLLNYLRPQARKAPTPPDVIYVHNFADPDRPLLFALPAGQGKKLKQSLKELVDAVVKELPRRFEASAYVKRRAKLVDKFQTARMGLLRKMNSVAVDKGFNLDMDENGGLTLFPLVEGKRLNEEEFDNLDSAIRLKLKSRGDNLVQSMAGFMRQLNKAEESFQDDERGLEREAMGQVLNTLLAPLEQRTLKACDCKGLSDYFASLREDMLKNTDAFLQREGVPPSLGVEVHGASGADSVLYRYAVNLLVDNSEQQGAPIVVDDHPTAVNLLGCIERESEMGALVTDFTLIRAGSLHKANGGFLVLHVEDLLQHPTAWEGLLRALRSNQARIEDSGEAPDTAIRTKGLTPDSLPLDLKVVLIGGEELYEGLLVNDDRFPKLFRIKAHIADEADRNATNIRHYLGHVAHIIQGCELPPFDRTALAWLVDLGSHLCEDQCRLSLRFPLLRELMIEASALANMRGEEIITAPILEEAYTARTYRANLVEEIFMEEYDREMIKVRTSGSAIGQVNGLSVTLHGDFEFGLPHCISCTVGVGHEGIIDLEREAELGGPIHTKAMMILKSCLTDLFARKKPLVLSGSLYFEQSYAGIEGDSASGAELVALLSALAEVPVRLDLAFTGAVSHSGQIMAVGGVTRKIEGFYKVCARHGLTGTQGVIIPHDNVDHLMLSPEVLKAVENKQFSIYAVRRIEEALLLLTGIAAGRRLKNGGFSRGSLYDLVDRRLERLGDYAQNAFRRSKRN is encoded by the coding sequence ATGTCTAAAATCTCACCTTTGCCCGGTTTCAGACTGCACGCAACGCTGGATCCGGCCCGTATCCCCTGGGACGACAGCCGGGGTGTTCCGCCCCAGCGCAATGGCCGGAAAAATCCTTTCCAACCGCGCGCCATGCAGGCCCTGGATCTTGCTTTACAGATCAAGGCTCGCGGCTACCATGTATACCTCTCTGGCGAAACCGATCTCGGGCGTACGTACATGCTGCTCAACTACCTGCGGCCGCAGGCGCGCAAAGCGCCCACGCCGCCGGATGTTATTTATGTGCACAATTTCGCCGACCCTGACCGGCCATTACTTTTCGCCCTGCCTGCGGGGCAAGGCAAAAAGCTCAAGCAAAGCCTTAAAGAATTGGTCGACGCCGTAGTCAAGGAACTGCCCCGCCGCTTTGAAGCCAGCGCCTATGTGAAGCGCCGCGCCAAGCTTGTGGACAAGTTTCAGACTGCACGCATGGGGCTTTTGCGCAAAATGAACTCCGTTGCCGTGGACAAGGGCTTCAACCTTGACATGGATGAAAACGGCGGGCTGACCCTTTTTCCTCTGGTTGAGGGCAAGCGCCTGAATGAAGAGGAGTTCGACAATCTTGACAGCGCAATTCGCTTAAAGCTCAAGAGCCGGGGCGACAATCTGGTGCAGTCCATGGCTGGCTTCATGCGTCAGTTGAACAAGGCTGAAGAAAGCTTTCAGGACGACGAACGCGGGCTGGAGCGCGAGGCCATGGGGCAGGTGCTTAACACCCTGCTTGCCCCTCTTGAACAAAGAACCCTCAAGGCATGCGACTGCAAAGGTTTGTCCGACTATTTTGCCAGCCTGCGCGAAGACATGCTGAAGAATACCGATGCCTTTCTGCAAAGGGAAGGCGTGCCGCCCTCACTTGGCGTTGAAGTCCACGGCGCGTCAGGCGCGGACAGTGTGCTGTACCGCTATGCCGTCAACCTTCTCGTTGACAACAGCGAGCAGCAGGGCGCGCCCATTGTGGTGGACGATCACCCCACTGCCGTGAACCTGCTTGGCTGCATAGAGCGGGAATCGGAAATGGGCGCGCTGGTGACAGATTTTACGCTCATCCGTGCGGGAAGCCTGCATAAAGCCAACGGCGGTTTTCTTGTCCTCCATGTGGAAGATCTGTTGCAGCACCCCACGGCCTGGGAAGGGCTGTTACGCGCGCTGCGCTCCAATCAGGCCCGCATTGAAGATTCGGGCGAAGCCCCCGATACCGCCATCCGCACCAAGGGGCTGACCCCCGACTCGCTGCCACTGGATCTCAAAGTCGTGCTCATTGGCGGCGAAGAGCTGTATGAAGGGCTGCTTGTCAACGACGACCGCTTTCCCAAGCTTTTTCGCATCAAAGCCCATATCGCCGACGAAGCGGATCGCAACGCGACCAACATCCGCCACTATCTCGGCCATGTGGCGCATATCATTCAAGGTTGCGAACTGCCGCCCTTTGACCGCACGGCCCTTGCCTGGCTTGTGGATCTGGGCTCTCACCTGTGTGAAGACCAGTGCCGCCTTTCGCTCAGGTTTCCCCTGTTGCGGGAACTGATGATTGAAGCTTCTGCCCTCGCCAACATGCGCGGAGAGGAGATCATCACCGCGCCCATTCTGGAGGAAGCCTATACAGCGCGCACATACCGCGCCAACCTTGTGGAAGAAATCTTTATGGAGGAATACGACCGTGAAATGATCAAGGTTCGTACCTCCGGTTCCGCCATTGGGCAGGTCAACGGTCTTTCAGTCACCCTGCATGGGGACTTTGAATTTGGCCTGCCCCATTGCATATCCTGCACTGTGGGCGTGGGGCACGAGGGCATTATTGACCTTGAGCGCGAGGCAGAGTTGGGCGGGCCTATTCACACAAAGGCCATGATGATTCTTAAAAGCTGTCTGACCGACCTTTTTGCCCGCAAAAAACCTCTTGTGCTTTCCGGTTCGCTGTATTTTGAGCAAAGCTACGCGGGTATCGAAGGCGATTCCGCTTCGGGTGCGGAACTTGTGGCCCTGCTCTCGGCGCTGGCTGAGGTGCCGGTGCGCCTTGACCTGGCCTTTACAGGCGCGGTCAGCCATTCGGGGCAAATAATGGCCGTGGGCGGCGTCACACGAAAAATTGAAGGTTTTTACAAGGTTTGCGCAAGACATGGGCTTACGGGCACACAGGGCGTCATCATACCCCATGATAATGTTGACCACCTCATGCTGTCGCCCGAAGTGCTCAAGGCTGTCGAAAATAAACAGTTCAGCATTTATGCGGTGCGGCGCATTGAAGAAGCCCTGTTGCTGCTTACTGGCATTGCCGCCGGACGCCGGCTGAAAAATGGCGGCTTCTCGCGCGGCAGTCTGTACGACCTTGTGGACAGAAGGCTCGAACGGTTGGGTGACTATGCGCAAAACGCCTTCCGGCGCAGCAAGCGCAACTGA
- a CDS encoding TetR/AcrR family transcriptional regulator, with protein sequence MNKSKKESLLQAAKDLFGECGYVETTFKKISDRAGVALGLLTHHYGNKEKLFLACGLDVLEHFLKRLRQATAEADSGFDGVMRFCKAYLDFSIDKDSNWLVLVRCSPYSDMKTKTDRDIMDSMFSQVHQELEKVIARGIEDGSLVTVDSNSTAQVIISLMVGANRTRVLTPYAMPSLYKDVLDFVARSIKA encoded by the coding sequence ATGAACAAAAGTAAAAAAGAATCATTACTTCAGGCGGCCAAGGATTTGTTTGGCGAATGTGGCTATGTGGAAACCACATTCAAAAAGATTTCAGACAGAGCCGGTGTTGCGTTGGGTTTGCTAACCCACCATTACGGCAACAAAGAAAAGCTCTTTCTGGCCTGTGGGCTGGATGTACTGGAACATTTTCTAAAAAGGCTACGCCAGGCCACGGCCGAGGCCGATTCGGGCTTTGATGGCGTCATGCGCTTTTGCAAAGCCTATCTTGATTTTTCCATTGACAAGGACTCCAACTGGCTGGTCCTTGTGCGCTGTTCACCTTACAGCGACATGAAAACCAAGACTGATCGCGATATCATGGATTCCATGTTCTCTCAGGTGCATCAGGAACTGGAAAAAGTCATTGCGCGCGGCATCGAGGATGGCAGCCTGGTTACGGTTGACAGCAACTCCACAGCGCAGGTCATCATCTCCTTGATGGTCGGCGCCAACCGTACACGAGTGCTTACCCCTTATGCCATGCCCTCCCTGTACAAGGATGTGCTTGATTTCGTGGCCAGATCCATAAAAGCCTGA
- a CDS encoding sodium:solute symporter family protein: MLGDALIWFGYIAVFIWLARKGQGHDAMASGRVGFVILALAYVATYISAVALVGFGGLSYMYGLQMLLVAAGNVWLGIWFVYRYLAWPTKICQRNLQARTPTQLIAKGHKSPMLGKALALIFAIFLSVYASAVIKGAALMLAQILPIPVWILVWIAATVVGVVVFIGGLRGVLYTEAMQGIVVLAGIVLLIWAVLDRVGGPLEGIAQLAQIAPTARANEGFLALSTGEQGWFVLSLVMVTSVAVWSQPQMMQRHFALHSPRQIKRIVPLAMLVLTVLVGGTYFVAALSRIILPEIASADEVIPHLVKMLLPNAGLQVFVLAIVSASLSTSTALFHIAVSAIAEDLPGKPASRFSWFLGIVFCVVVSGGSAQIKGQLIALLCTTSWSIVGSTVLISYVALVRFGKRSSLAACMSCGLGFTSCLLWYLLANKAVSPTPVLGMQAALIPPFFVGLTCSLVGWFTGWALDHEGRKASTFWPAPNAGS, encoded by the coding sequence ATGCTGGGCGACGCTCTCATCTGGTTCGGTTACATTGCGGTCTTCATCTGGCTCGCGCGCAAGGGCCAAGGGCATGATGCCATGGCTTCAGGCCGTGTGGGTTTCGTCATTCTGGCTTTGGCCTATGTGGCGACCTACATTTCCGCCGTTGCCCTGGTGGGCTTCGGCGGACTTTCATATATGTACGGCTTGCAGATGCTGTTGGTGGCTGCCGGCAACGTATGGCTTGGAATATGGTTCGTGTACCGTTATCTGGCGTGGCCTACCAAGATATGCCAACGCAACCTGCAAGCCAGGACGCCCACGCAACTTATTGCCAAGGGACACAAAAGCCCCATGCTCGGCAAGGCCCTTGCGCTGATATTCGCCATTTTTCTTAGCGTCTACGCTTCGGCGGTTATCAAAGGGGCGGCGCTCATGCTTGCCCAGATATTGCCCATCCCCGTATGGATATTGGTCTGGATCGCGGCTACGGTTGTTGGCGTTGTGGTTTTTATCGGCGGGTTGCGCGGGGTTCTCTACACCGAAGCCATGCAGGGCATTGTCGTGCTGGCGGGCATTGTCCTGCTTATATGGGCAGTGCTCGACAGGGTGGGCGGCCCCCTTGAAGGCATTGCACAACTAGCCCAAATTGCTCCCACGGCACGCGCCAATGAAGGTTTCCTCGCGCTTTCCACGGGTGAACAGGGCTGGTTTGTTCTTTCTCTTGTCATGGTCACATCTGTGGCGGTGTGGTCGCAACCCCAGATGATGCAGCGACACTTTGCGCTCCATTCCCCGCGCCAGATTAAACGCATCGTCCCGCTGGCCATGCTCGTGCTTACCGTACTTGTGGGCGGAACCTATTTTGTGGCGGCCCTTTCACGCATAATCCTGCCGGAAATTGCCTCGGCCGACGAGGTTATTCCTCATCTTGTAAAAATGCTTCTGCCCAATGCCGGGCTTCAGGTTTTTGTTCTGGCTATTGTGTCTGCCTCACTGTCGACGTCTACCGCGCTTTTTCATATCGCTGTGTCAGCCATTGCAGAAGACCTGCCCGGCAAACCAGCCTCCAGATTTTCCTGGTTTCTGGGCATTGTCTTTTGTGTTGTGGTTTCCGGCGGCAGCGCCCAGATCAAGGGCCAGCTTATTGCGCTTTTGTGCACCACCAGTTGGAGCATAGTTGGCTCGACCGTGCTTATCAGTTATGTGGCGCTGGTGCGTTTTGGCAAGCGCAGCTCCCTTGCCGCGTGCATGAGCTGCGGCCTTGGCTTTACCTCATGTCTGCTCTGGTATCTGCTGGCTAACAAGGCCGTCTCCCCCACCCCTGTTTTGGGGATGCAGGCTGCGCTTATTCCGCCCTTCTTTGTGGGCCTGACTTGTTCGCTGGTGGGCTGGTTCACAGGATGGGCTTTGGACCATGAGGGCCGCAAGGCTTCCACGTTCTGGCCCGCGCCCAACGCCGGTTCATAA